The following coding sequences are from one Streptomyces angustmyceticus window:
- a CDS encoding HAD-IC family P-type ATPase, whose translation MTERARAGTGHAGPGREPAPRAAREPAGPGLTAAEVAERVARGEVNDVPVRSSRSAAEIVRANVFTRFNAIIGVLFVIILIVGPIQDGLFGFVIVANTGIGIVQELRAKRTLDSLAVIGEARPTVRRDGAAAEIPTSAVVLDDVIELGPGDKVIVDGEVLESAGLEVDESLLTGEADPVLKKPGDVAMSGSFVVAGGGAFTATKVGRQAYAAQLAEEASRFTLVHSELRSGISRILKYVTWMMIPTAIGLVLSHLLTLGLPGDEAIRRMVAGIVPMIPEGLVLLTSVAFAIGVVRLGRKKCLVQELPAIEGLARVDVVCLDKTGTLTEGGMDVNALRSLDGDQARIAQVLGALGASDPRPNASLRAIIEAYPADGGWRCARSLPFSSARKYSGAALDGPDGARSTWLLGAPDVLLPPGDPRLAETDGLNAQGLRVLLLARAARELDDPEVARGVRPAALVVLEQRLRPDAPDTLRYFAEQGVRAKVISGDNAVSVGAVAGKLGLPGADAPVDARDLPGERDAGAGVVERAAVFGRVTPRQKREMVAALQSRGHTVAMTGDGVNDVLALKDADIGVAMGAGSEATRAVAQIVLLDNSFAALPSVVAEGRRVIGNITRVATLFLTKTVYSVLLAILVACCQIPYPYLPRHLTLLSTLTIGIPAFFLALAPNRERARPHFVRRVMRYAVPSGLITGLAAFTTYLLARGYYSGPGALPAETSAATLTLFLTAMWVLAIIARPYTWWRIALVLAMGVAFVAVLATPWLQTFFDLRLVGTTMPWTAVAIAVVAAVLLELTWRLVSRRFPA comes from the coding sequence GGCCGGGACCGGGCACGCCGGGCCGGGCCGCGAGCCGGCCCCACGGGCCGCCCGGGAGCCGGCCGGCCCCGGACTGACCGCCGCCGAGGTCGCGGAGCGGGTCGCCCGGGGCGAGGTCAACGACGTCCCCGTACGGTCCTCCCGCTCGGCCGCCGAGATCGTCCGCGCCAACGTCTTCACCCGCTTCAACGCGATCATCGGCGTGCTCTTCGTGATCATCCTGATCGTCGGCCCGATCCAGGACGGCCTGTTCGGCTTCGTCATCGTCGCCAACACCGGCATCGGCATCGTCCAGGAGCTGCGCGCCAAGCGGACCCTGGACAGCCTGGCGGTCATCGGCGAGGCCCGGCCGACCGTCCGGCGCGACGGGGCCGCCGCCGAGATCCCCACCTCCGCCGTGGTCCTCGACGACGTCATCGAGCTCGGGCCCGGCGACAAGGTCATCGTCGACGGCGAGGTGCTGGAGAGCGCCGGCCTGGAGGTCGACGAGTCGCTGCTGACCGGCGAGGCCGACCCGGTCCTCAAGAAGCCCGGCGACGTGGCGATGTCCGGCAGCTTCGTCGTCGCGGGCGGCGGCGCCTTCACCGCCACCAAGGTCGGCCGGCAGGCGTACGCGGCCCAGCTCGCCGAGGAGGCCAGCCGCTTCACCCTGGTCCACTCCGAGCTGCGCAGCGGCATCAGCCGGATCCTCAAGTACGTGACCTGGATGATGATCCCGACCGCGATCGGTCTCGTCCTGAGCCATCTGCTCACCCTCGGCCTGCCGGGCGACGAGGCCATCCGCCGGATGGTCGCCGGCATCGTGCCGATGATCCCCGAGGGCCTGGTGCTGCTGACCTCCGTCGCCTTCGCGATCGGCGTCGTCCGGCTCGGCCGCAAGAAGTGCCTGGTCCAGGAGCTGCCCGCGATCGAGGGGCTGGCCCGGGTCGATGTGGTGTGCCTGGACAAGACCGGCACGCTCACCGAGGGCGGGATGGACGTCAACGCCCTGCGGTCCCTCGACGGCGACCAGGCCCGGATCGCGCAGGTGCTGGGCGCGCTCGGGGCGAGCGACCCGCGGCCCAACGCCTCTCTCCGGGCGATCATCGAGGCGTATCCGGCGGACGGCGGCTGGCGCTGCGCCCGGTCCCTGCCGTTCTCCTCCGCCCGTAAATACAGCGGCGCCGCCCTCGACGGCCCGGACGGTGCGCGCAGCACCTGGCTGCTCGGCGCCCCGGACGTGCTGCTGCCGCCCGGCGACCCCCGCCTCGCGGAGACCGACGGCCTCAACGCCCAGGGCCTGCGCGTCCTGCTGCTGGCCCGCGCCGCACGGGAGCTGGACGACCCCGAGGTCGCCCGCGGCGTACGGCCCGCGGCCCTGGTCGTCCTGGAGCAGCGGCTGCGCCCGGACGCCCCCGACACCCTGCGCTACTTCGCGGAGCAGGGCGTCCGGGCCAAGGTGATCTCCGGCGACAACGCGGTGTCGGTGGGCGCGGTGGCCGGCAAGCTGGGACTGCCCGGCGCCGACGCCCCGGTGGACGCGCGCGACCTGCCCGGCGAGCGGGACGCGGGCGCGGGCGTGGTCGAACGGGCCGCGGTCTTCGGCCGGGTCACCCCGCGGCAGAAGCGCGAGATGGTCGCGGCCCTGCAGTCGCGCGGTCACACCGTCGCGATGACCGGCGACGGCGTCAACGACGTCCTCGCCCTCAAGGACGCCGACATCGGCGTCGCGATGGGCGCCGGTTCCGAGGCGACCCGCGCCGTCGCCCAGATCGTCCTGCTCGACAACAGCTTCGCGGCGCTGCCGTCGGTGGTCGCCGAGGGCCGCCGGGTCATCGGCAACATCACCCGCGTCGCCACCCTCTTCCTCACCAAGACCGTCTACTCCGTGCTGCTGGCGATCCTGGTGGCCTGCTGCCAGATCCCCTACCCGTACCTGCCGCGGCACCTGACCCTGCTGTCCACCCTGACCATCGGCATCCCCGCGTTCTTCCTCGCCCTGGCCCCCAACAGGGAGCGCGCCCGGCCGCACTTCGTCCGCCGGGTGATGCGCTACGCGGTGCCCTCCGGCCTGATCACGGGCCTGGCCGCCTTCACCACCTACCTGCTCGCCCGCGGCTACTACAGCGGCCCCGGCGCCCTGCCCGCCGAGACCAGCGCGGCCACCCTGACGCTGTTCCTCACCGCCATGTGGGTCCTGGCGATCATCGCCCGCCCCTACACCTGGTGGCGGATCGCCCTGGTCCTGGCCATGGGCGTGGCCTTCGTCGCCGTCCTCGCCACCCCTTGGCTGCAGACGTTCTTCGACCTGCGCCTGGTCGGGACGACCATGCCGTGGACGGCCGTCGCCATCGCGGTCGTGGCGGCCGTGCTCCTGGAACTCACCTGGCGCCTGGTGTCCCGGCGCTTCCCGGCCTGA
- a CDS encoding FAD-dependent monooxygenase, which produces MSLPAIATTDVLIAGAGPTGLVLACDLARRGIACRVVERESRGFPGSRGSGLQPRSLEVFDDLGVIDAIRAAGGPVQRLQSWDGTTRVAEWDTVEPSEPSPHVPYGEMWMLPQWRTVEILRARLEELGGSVEFGCELTGFAQDADGVTARLRGPDGTGSAVRAGYLVAADGGRSTVRKALGVGFPVTDIVTDPTLIADVRVDGFDRAHWHVWPTAPGGRVALRPLEGADLFQLLAHFGGAGPDFTPDATPEAVRQLLVERTGHEDVRVHEVRWSSVLRIKAGAADRFRVGRVLLAGDAAHIHSPTGGQGLNTSIQDAYNLGWKLGAALRGAPDALLDTYEAERRPVARQVLALTTQVFERDRVDTDRGFSRRGAETLQLGLGYRASPLTRECREGLADDALRAGDRAPDAPCGPVRLFDLFRGPHATLLAFGGTGAPASERYRLVRVGRPGEQADVIDVDGHAHKAYGDRGLFLVRPDGYLALATQDPADLASYEARTTRTAVVSSSGTS; this is translated from the coding sequence ATGAGCCTGCCCGCAATCGCCACCACGGACGTTCTGATCGCCGGAGCCGGGCCCACCGGCCTCGTGCTCGCCTGCGACCTCGCCCGGCGCGGGATCGCCTGCCGCGTCGTGGAGAGGGAGAGCCGCGGCTTTCCCGGCTCACGCGGCTCCGGCCTCCAGCCGCGCAGCCTGGAGGTCTTCGACGACCTGGGCGTCATCGACGCGATACGCGCGGCAGGCGGCCCCGTCCAGCGCCTCCAGAGCTGGGACGGCACCACCCGTGTCGCCGAGTGGGACACGGTCGAGCCCTCCGAGCCCTCGCCCCACGTCCCGTACGGCGAGATGTGGATGCTCCCGCAGTGGCGCACCGTCGAGATCCTCCGGGCGCGCCTCGAAGAGCTGGGCGGCAGCGTCGAGTTCGGCTGCGAGCTGACCGGCTTCGCGCAGGACGCGGACGGGGTGACGGCGCGGCTGCGCGGGCCGGACGGCACCGGGTCGGCCGTACGGGCCGGCTATCTGGTCGCGGCCGACGGCGGACGCAGCACGGTCCGCAAGGCCCTCGGGGTGGGCTTCCCCGTCACCGATATCGTCACCGACCCGACGCTGATCGCGGACGTTCGCGTGGACGGATTCGACCGCGCGCACTGGCACGTGTGGCCCACCGCGCCGGGCGGGCGCGTCGCGCTCCGCCCGCTCGAAGGGGCGGACCTCTTCCAGCTGCTCGCCCACTTCGGCGGCGCGGGCCCGGACTTCACGCCCGACGCCACGCCCGAGGCCGTCCGGCAGCTGCTCGTGGAGCGCACCGGCCACGAGGACGTGCGGGTGCACGAGGTGCGGTGGTCCTCGGTGCTGCGCATCAAGGCCGGGGCCGCCGACCGTTTCCGCGTCGGCCGCGTCCTGCTCGCGGGCGATGCCGCGCACATCCACTCCCCTACGGGCGGCCAGGGCCTCAACACCAGCATCCAGGACGCGTACAACCTCGGCTGGAAGCTCGGCGCCGCGCTGCGCGGTGCCCCCGACGCGCTCCTCGACACCTACGAGGCCGAGCGGCGGCCGGTCGCGCGGCAGGTGCTGGCCCTCACCACCCAGGTCTTCGAGCGGGACCGGGTGGACACCGACCGCGGCTTCTCCCGACGCGGCGCCGAGACCCTCCAACTGGGCCTCGGCTACCGCGCGAGCCCTCTGACCCGCGAGTGCCGCGAGGGCCTGGCCGACGACGCACTGCGCGCCGGAGACCGCGCCCCCGACGCCCCCTGCGGGCCCGTCCGTCTCTTCGACCTCTTCCGCGGCCCGCACGCCACGCTCCTCGCCTTCGGCGGGACCGGCGCCCCGGCCTCCGAGCGCTACCGGCTGGTCCGGGTCGGCCGCCCCGGCGAGCAGGCCGACGTCATCGACGTGGACGGGCACGCACACAAGGCGTACGGGGACCGGGGACTCTTTCTCGTACGGCCCGACGGATATCTGGCGCTCGCGACCCAGGACCCGGCGGACCTGGCGTCGTACGAGGCCCGCACGACGCGGACGGCGGTGGTCAGTTCGAGCGGAACCTCTTGA